In Patescibacteria group bacterium, a genomic segment contains:
- a CDS encoding MBL fold metallo-hydrolase: MKVQRLSVGQLATNCYLVWDEKTKETLIIDPGEAAAYIEAKIADLKLKPTALLATHAHFDHVLAALELKLAYQIPFLIHAKDLFLLKQAQKSAQYFLGISVDPAPSADRFLKEKEKIKFGQEVLKVMETPGHTPGGISLLGQGVIFSGDTLFANGLGRTDFSYSSKKDLDQSLNKIFKLPKATILYPGHGEVSTIGEAKKEQI; the protein is encoded by the coding sequence ATGAAGGTGCAAAGACTGAGCGTTGGACAGTTGGCAACGAATTGTTATCTTGTCTGGGACGAAAAAACCAAAGAAACCTTGATTATTGATCCGGGCGAGGCGGCCGCTTATATCGAGGCTAAAATTGCCGACCTTAAGCTCAAACCCACGGCCCTTTTGGCAACTCACGCTCATTTTGATCATGTCCTGGCGGCTTTGGAGCTTAAATTAGCCTACCAAATCCCCTTTTTGATTCATGCAAAAGATCTCTTTTTATTAAAACAGGCGCAAAAAAGCGCCCAATATTTTTTAGGCATTAGCGTTGATCCGGCTCCTTCGGCTGACCGTTTTTTAAAAGAGAAAGAAAAAATTAAGTTCGGGCAAGAGGTTTTAAAAGTTATGGAAACGCCCGGCCATACGCCAGGCGGGATCAGTCTTTTGGGTCAAGGGGTTATTTTTTCCGGTGATACGTTATTTGCCAACGGTTTGGGCCGCACGGATTTTTCTTATAGCTCCAAAAAAGATCTGGATCAATCTTTAAACAAAATATTTAAATTACCCAAAGCAACCATTCTCTACCCCGGCCACGGCGAAGTTTCGACCATCGGCGAAGCAAAAAAAGAACAAATTTGA